From Apium graveolens cultivar Ventura chromosome 9, ASM990537v1, whole genome shotgun sequence, the proteins below share one genomic window:
- the LOC141682593 gene encoding uncharacterized protein LOC141682593 isoform X1: MCILCVIQKWSRRIATMLPWLVIPLIGLWALSQLLPPAFRFEITSPRLACVFVLLVTLFWYEILMPKLSAWRVRRNARLRERKRFEAIELQKLKKTATRRCRNCLTPYREQNPAGGKFMCSYCGHISKRPVLDLSIQNGMGVPNPGILKDLGGKSGNVLNGKVWSDNGGLMCGQDWLDNGYWVGGSFPQKATYWRKHGGVFFGRDDHCLAEKSYSHVLIFAGRALTATLLSIMWVLRKIFRVGSSGGDASLDAERKRRMGKRGENGANFQECRGEKARKKAEEKRQAKLVKEQSEEEDRKQREEVLRLVDERRRSRDEKIEVDKDRGKGLTPAKNNDNKKEAEKKRQLKKKERDRGSSKSNSDAEELEKRADKESERNGKSESGRRDHHRHGVETVKSFNSNIIKGAPTNSNSRGAAGTKYFDRVKGNIMSSSRAFTGHVKGAMNSVAVGREQKFNNPVNHYQTPVTRREISKPDRISGKSYLGGDDKNVNLPVHVNAQPCEAPKKTWRQLFTRSATVRPSSDSAGIDRPNGESSLEVTSPSLLACPVTTQPYDNPIKFGLPSPFPLSTNPCGSMSSKGIQMSSESKFPLNGEALPECLLEESDIFEDPCYVPDPVSLLGPVSESLDNFRLNLGFLTDMGSEKPCPIQSIPVSSEVIRPSPIEAPASRLRLQDERNANSVLFKGTTNGKDVHSTSADGLCNGNENGTWQMWSTSPLGPDGLGLSGGPANWLLSQDLNRSKKEQIATPLHQNTMASLFMKDGHISPGTLSPQKVSFGSYRSGETYGNPMSGGTNDPWLPNTMFGQTLDSQDQFTLKASERTSQDDLTCGSPKSATNPPFELSSADRWHNVDWTLHGTGESTSNSPVRRPPVGVVYSSLDVQSIW, from the exons ATGTGTATACTTTGCGTAATTCAGAAGTGGTCCAGACGAATTGCTACCATGCTTCCGTGGTTAGTGATTCCGCTTATCGGACTATGGGCTTTGTCTCAGTTGTTGCCACCTGCTTTTCGTTTTGAGATTACTTCTCCTAGGTTGGCTTGCGTGTTTGTGCTGTTGGTTACGCTTTTTTGGTACGAGATTTTGATGCCGAAGTTGTCTGCGTGGCGTGTTAGGAGGAATGCTAGGTTGAGGGAGAGGAAGAGGTTTGAAGCTATTGAGTTGCAGAAACTTAAGAAGACTGCTACAAGAAGGTGTAGGAATTGTTTGACACCGTATCGGGAGCAGAATCCTGCGGGTGGGAAGTTTATGTGTTCATACTGTGGGCATATTTCTAAGAGACCTGTTTTGGATTTGTCGATACAGAATGGAATGGGGGTTCCAAATCCTGGGATATTGAAGGATTTGGGAGGTAAGAGTGGGAATGTATTGAATGGGAAGGTTTGGTCTGATAATGGTGGTTTGATGTGTGGTCAAGATTGGTTAGATAATGGTTATTGGGTTGGTGGATCTTTTCCGCAAAAGGCTACTTACTGGCGGAAGCATGGAGGTGTATTTTTTGGACGAGATGACCATTGTTTAGCAGAGAAATCATATTctcatgttctgatatttgcTGGCAGAGCATTAACAGCTACTTTGTTGAGTATTATGTGGGTTTTGAGAAAGATATTTAGAGTTGGTTCATCCGGAGGTGATGCCTCACTTGACGCAGAGCGTAAGAGGAGGATGGGTAAGAGAGGCGAGAACGGTGCAAATTTTCAGGAGTGCAGAGGAGAAAAAGCTCGTAAAAAAGCTGAAGAGAAGCGGCAAGCTAAGTTAGTAAAGGAACAGTCGGAGGAAGAAGATAGAAAGCAAAGAGAGGAAGTTTTAAGGTTAGTGGACGAACGTAGGAGATCAAGGGATGAGAAGATAGAAGTTGATAAAGATCGTGGAAAAGGGTTGACTCCTGCAAAGAATAATGATAATAAAAAAGAAGCCGAAAAGAAGCGTCAGTTAAAGAAAAAGGAAAGAGACAGGGGATCCAGTAAAAGCAACTCAGATGCCGAGGAACTGGAAAAAAGAGCAGACAAGGAAAGTGAACGCAATGGAAAGAGCGAGAGTGGTCGTCGGGATCATCACAGACATGGGGTAGAAACTGTGAAGTCTTTTAATAGCAATATAATTAAGGGTGCTCCAACAAACAGTAATAGCCGTGGAGCTGCTGGAACAAAATACTTTGACCGTGTCAAGGGAAATATTATGTCTTCTTCAAGAGCATTTACTGGCCATGTGAAGGGTGCTATGAATTCTGTAGCTGTCGGAAGAGAACAAAAATTTAATAATCCTGTTAATCATTACCAAACTCCTGTAACCCGAAGAGAAATATCTAAGCCGGACCGAATATCAGGGAAATCATATCTCGGTGGTGATGATAAGAACGTCAATCTCCCT GTGCATGTTAATGCACAACCTTGTGAAGCTCCCAAAAAGACGTGGCGGCAGTTATTCACTCGTTCAGCAACTGTTCGTCCATCTTCCGATTCAGCAGGCATAGACAGACCAAATGGGGAGTCGTCATTAGAAGTCACAAGTCCTTCACTTCTAGCTTGTCCGGTAACAACACAACCATATGACAATCCGATTAAATTTGGGTTGCCATCCCCCTTTCCGTTATCTACTAATCCATGTGGATCCATGAGCAGTAAAGGTATTCAGATGTCATCTGAATCCAAGTTTCCTTTAAATGGAGAAGCTCTTCCTGAATGTTTACTAGAGGAATCAGACATTTTTGAAGACCCATGTTATGTTCCTGATCCTGTATCCTTACTGGGACCAGTTTCAGAGTCACTTGACAATTTTCGGTTAAATCTGGGGTTTTTAACAGACATGGGATCTGAAAAGCCTTGCCCTATACAAAGTATACCCGTTTCTTCTGAAGTTATTAGGCCTTCACCAATTGAAGCTCCAGCATCTCGTTTAAGACTACAAGATGAAAGAAATGCTAACTCTGTTCTTTTTAAAGGGACCACTAATGGTAAGGATGTGCACAGTACGTCAGCAGATGGTTTGTGTAATGGAAATGAGAATGGAACATGGCAGATGTGGAGTACTTCTCCTCTTGGTCCTGATGGTCTGGGTTTATCTGGTGGTCCAGCAAATTGGCTTTTGTCACAGGACCTTAACAGATCCAAAAAGGAACAAATTGCAACTCCCTTGCATCAGAATACCATGGCTTCACTTTTTATGAAAGATGGGCATATCTCTCCTGGTACTCTCTCTCCTCAAAAAGTTTCTTTTGGCAGTTATCGCAGCGGAGAGACATATGGCAACCCAATGTCTGGTGGTACTAACGATCCATGGTTACCAAATACTATGTTTGGACAGACGTTGGATAGTCAAGACCAGTTTACTCTTAAAGCAAGTGAAAGGACTAGTCAAGATGACCTGACCTGTGGAAGCCCAAAGTCTGCAACTAACCCTCCGTTTGAGCTATCTTCAGCTGATCGCTGGCACAA TGTGGATTGGACTCTGCATGGGACAGGTGAAAGCACAAGTAACTCACCAGTTAGGAGGCCTCCAGTTGGTGTTGTATACTCTAGCTTGGATGTACAGTCAATCTGGTAA
- the LOC141682593 gene encoding uncharacterized protein LOC141682593 isoform X2: protein MCILCVIQKWSRRIATMLPWLVIPLIGLWALSQLLPPAFRFEITSPRLACVFVLLVTLFWYEILMPKLSAWRVRRNARLRERKRFEAIELQKLKKTATRRCRNCLTPYREQNPAGGKFMCSYCGHISKRPVLDLSIQNGMGVPNPGILKDLGGKSGNVLNGKVWSDNGGLMCGQDWLDNGYWVGGSFPQKATYWRKHGGVFFGRDDHCLAEKSYSHVLIFAGRALTATLLSIMWVLRKIFRVGSSGGDASLDAERKRRMGKRGENGANFQECRGEKARKKAEEKRQAKLVKEQSEEEDRKQREEVLRLVDERRRSRDEKIEVDKDRGKGLTPAKNNDNKKEAEKKRQLKKKERDRGSSKSNSDAEELEKRADKESERNGKSESGRRDHHRHGVETVKSFNSNIIKGAPTNSNSRGAAGTKYFDRVKGNIMSSSRAFTGHVKGAMNSVAVGREQKFNNPVNHYQTPVTRREISKPDRISGKSYLGGDDKNVNLPVHVNAQPCEAPKKTWRQLFTRSATVRPSSDSAGIDRPNGESSLEVTSPSLLACPVTTQPYDNPIKFGLPSPFPLSTNPCGSMSSKGIQMSSESKFPLNGEALPECLLEESDIFEDPCYVPDPVSLLGPVSESLDNFRLNLGFLTDMGSEKPCPIQSIPVSSEVIRPSPIEAPASRLRLQDERNANSVLFKGTTNGKDVHSTSADGLCNGNENGTWQMWSTSPLGPDGLGLSGGPANWLLSQDLNRSKKEQIATPLHQNTMASLFMKDGHISPGTLSPQKVSFGSYRSGETYGNPMSGGTNDPWLPNTMFGQTLDSQDQFTLKASERTSQDDLTCGSPKSATNPPFELSSADRWHKTVTA, encoded by the exons ATGTGTATACTTTGCGTAATTCAGAAGTGGTCCAGACGAATTGCTACCATGCTTCCGTGGTTAGTGATTCCGCTTATCGGACTATGGGCTTTGTCTCAGTTGTTGCCACCTGCTTTTCGTTTTGAGATTACTTCTCCTAGGTTGGCTTGCGTGTTTGTGCTGTTGGTTACGCTTTTTTGGTACGAGATTTTGATGCCGAAGTTGTCTGCGTGGCGTGTTAGGAGGAATGCTAGGTTGAGGGAGAGGAAGAGGTTTGAAGCTATTGAGTTGCAGAAACTTAAGAAGACTGCTACAAGAAGGTGTAGGAATTGTTTGACACCGTATCGGGAGCAGAATCCTGCGGGTGGGAAGTTTATGTGTTCATACTGTGGGCATATTTCTAAGAGACCTGTTTTGGATTTGTCGATACAGAATGGAATGGGGGTTCCAAATCCTGGGATATTGAAGGATTTGGGAGGTAAGAGTGGGAATGTATTGAATGGGAAGGTTTGGTCTGATAATGGTGGTTTGATGTGTGGTCAAGATTGGTTAGATAATGGTTATTGGGTTGGTGGATCTTTTCCGCAAAAGGCTACTTACTGGCGGAAGCATGGAGGTGTATTTTTTGGACGAGATGACCATTGTTTAGCAGAGAAATCATATTctcatgttctgatatttgcTGGCAGAGCATTAACAGCTACTTTGTTGAGTATTATGTGGGTTTTGAGAAAGATATTTAGAGTTGGTTCATCCGGAGGTGATGCCTCACTTGACGCAGAGCGTAAGAGGAGGATGGGTAAGAGAGGCGAGAACGGTGCAAATTTTCAGGAGTGCAGAGGAGAAAAAGCTCGTAAAAAAGCTGAAGAGAAGCGGCAAGCTAAGTTAGTAAAGGAACAGTCGGAGGAAGAAGATAGAAAGCAAAGAGAGGAAGTTTTAAGGTTAGTGGACGAACGTAGGAGATCAAGGGATGAGAAGATAGAAGTTGATAAAGATCGTGGAAAAGGGTTGACTCCTGCAAAGAATAATGATAATAAAAAAGAAGCCGAAAAGAAGCGTCAGTTAAAGAAAAAGGAAAGAGACAGGGGATCCAGTAAAAGCAACTCAGATGCCGAGGAACTGGAAAAAAGAGCAGACAAGGAAAGTGAACGCAATGGAAAGAGCGAGAGTGGTCGTCGGGATCATCACAGACATGGGGTAGAAACTGTGAAGTCTTTTAATAGCAATATAATTAAGGGTGCTCCAACAAACAGTAATAGCCGTGGAGCTGCTGGAACAAAATACTTTGACCGTGTCAAGGGAAATATTATGTCTTCTTCAAGAGCATTTACTGGCCATGTGAAGGGTGCTATGAATTCTGTAGCTGTCGGAAGAGAACAAAAATTTAATAATCCTGTTAATCATTACCAAACTCCTGTAACCCGAAGAGAAATATCTAAGCCGGACCGAATATCAGGGAAATCATATCTCGGTGGTGATGATAAGAACGTCAATCTCCCT GTGCATGTTAATGCACAACCTTGTGAAGCTCCCAAAAAGACGTGGCGGCAGTTATTCACTCGTTCAGCAACTGTTCGTCCATCTTCCGATTCAGCAGGCATAGACAGACCAAATGGGGAGTCGTCATTAGAAGTCACAAGTCCTTCACTTCTAGCTTGTCCGGTAACAACACAACCATATGACAATCCGATTAAATTTGGGTTGCCATCCCCCTTTCCGTTATCTACTAATCCATGTGGATCCATGAGCAGTAAAGGTATTCAGATGTCATCTGAATCCAAGTTTCCTTTAAATGGAGAAGCTCTTCCTGAATGTTTACTAGAGGAATCAGACATTTTTGAAGACCCATGTTATGTTCCTGATCCTGTATCCTTACTGGGACCAGTTTCAGAGTCACTTGACAATTTTCGGTTAAATCTGGGGTTTTTAACAGACATGGGATCTGAAAAGCCTTGCCCTATACAAAGTATACCCGTTTCTTCTGAAGTTATTAGGCCTTCACCAATTGAAGCTCCAGCATCTCGTTTAAGACTACAAGATGAAAGAAATGCTAACTCTGTTCTTTTTAAAGGGACCACTAATGGTAAGGATGTGCACAGTACGTCAGCAGATGGTTTGTGTAATGGAAATGAGAATGGAACATGGCAGATGTGGAGTACTTCTCCTCTTGGTCCTGATGGTCTGGGTTTATCTGGTGGTCCAGCAAATTGGCTTTTGTCACAGGACCTTAACAGATCCAAAAAGGAACAAATTGCAACTCCCTTGCATCAGAATACCATGGCTTCACTTTTTATGAAAGATGGGCATATCTCTCCTGGTACTCTCTCTCCTCAAAAAGTTTCTTTTGGCAGTTATCGCAGCGGAGAGACATATGGCAACCCAATGTCTGGTGGTACTAACGATCCATGGTTACCAAATACTATGTTTGGACAGACGTTGGATAGTCAAGACCAGTTTACTCTTAAAGCAAGTGAAAGGACTAGTCAAGATGACCTGACCTGTGGAAGCCCAAAGTCTGCAACTAACCCTCCGTTTGAGCTATCTTCAGCTGATCGCTGGCACAA GACAGTGACGGCCTAG